From Stenotrophomonas maltophilia, a single genomic window includes:
- a CDS encoding zf-TFIIB domain-containing protein, translated as MLCPVCTTQTLQMAERHGIEIDYCPGCRGVWLDRGELDKIIERAGAAVPPPAPAQQQPASTPPPVMHRDTRHLGQRYEDNRGQQHGHGYKKKKKDSFLSELFDF; from the coding sequence ATGCTGTGCCCCGTATGCACGACCCAGACCCTGCAGATGGCCGAACGCCATGGCATCGAGATCGACTACTGCCCGGGTTGCCGTGGCGTGTGGCTGGACCGTGGCGAGCTGGACAAGATCATCGAGCGCGCCGGAGCGGCGGTGCCGCCACCTGCACCTGCGCAGCAGCAGCCGGCGTCCACGCCGCCGCCGGTGATGCACCGTGACACCCGCCATCTCGGCCAGCGCTACGAAGACAATCGTGGCCAGCAGCATGGGCACGGCTACAAGAAAAAGAAGAAGGACAGCTTCCTGTCCGAACTGTTCGATTTCTGA
- a CDS encoding alpha/beta hydrolase — translation MRLIVLPLLLSAISATPLMAVEPALSAQSTAATPLVIGETFTVQSKALGETRRINVYRPQPWGLDPKTPLPVLYMPDGGIGEDFLHVAGLVQVLSGNGSMRPFLLVGIENTERRRDMTGPSKDPQDQKIAPRIGGSAAYRTFLRDELMPQVRQRYPTTDERALIGESLAGLFVVETLLQEPTLFNSYIALDPSLWWNRGAMLAGAAKQLPAVTRAQPRLFLASSGQPELAASAAQLATLLEQASPSPLVKYLPLPEETHATIYHPAALQALRTLFPTPPPASP, via the coding sequence ATGCGCCTCATCGTGCTGCCGCTGTTGTTGTCCGCCATCTCCGCCACACCCTTGATGGCGGTCGAGCCAGCGCTGTCCGCACAATCAACTGCCGCTACACCACTGGTCATCGGCGAGACCTTCACCGTACAGTCGAAGGCGCTGGGCGAAACCCGTCGCATCAACGTATATCGCCCGCAGCCGTGGGGCCTGGACCCGAAGACGCCGCTGCCGGTGCTCTACATGCCCGATGGTGGTATCGGCGAGGACTTCCTGCATGTGGCCGGGCTGGTGCAGGTATTGAGCGGCAACGGCAGCATGCGTCCGTTCCTGCTGGTCGGCATCGAGAACACCGAGCGCCGCCGCGACATGACCGGCCCCAGCAAGGATCCGCAGGACCAGAAGATCGCGCCGCGCATCGGTGGCTCGGCGGCTTACCGCACGTTCCTGCGCGATGAACTGATGCCGCAGGTGCGCCAGCGCTACCCGACCACCGACGAGCGCGCGCTGATCGGCGAATCGCTGGCCGGCCTGTTCGTGGTCGAGACGCTGCTGCAGGAACCGACGCTGTTCAACAGCTACATCGCGCTGGACCCCAGCCTGTGGTGGAACCGCGGCGCGATGCTGGCCGGTGCAGCCAAGCAGCTGCCGGCAGTGACGCGTGCGCAGCCTCGCTTGTTCCTGGCCAGCAGCGGGCAGCCGGAGCTGGCAGCCTCTGCCGCGCAGCTGGCAACGCTGCTGGAACAGGCCTCGCCGTCGCCGCTGGTGAAGTACCTGCCGCTGCCGGAGGAAACCCACGCCACGATCTATCATCCGGCCGCATTGCAGGCACTGCGCACGCTGTTCCCCACACCACCGCCGGCCTCGCCCTGA
- a CDS encoding response regulator: MLLSKRHVEPRVLLIEDAEETRELSRLALESQACHVVGVSSAEAALGLLAAGERFDLLFTDVNLGPISGIEAANRVRSLHPQLPILVTSGMDQHEVLPQLRDGIHFLPKPYNMSELLDAIRLCFRHADVGVLTGPDAQAA, translated from the coding sequence ATGTTGCTGTCCAAGCGCCACGTTGAGCCTCGCGTCCTGCTGATCGAGGACGCGGAGGAAACCCGCGAACTGAGCCGGCTGGCGCTGGAAAGCCAGGCCTGCCACGTGGTGGGCGTCAGCTCGGCCGAAGCGGCGCTTGGCCTGCTGGCCGCCGGTGAGCGCTTCGACCTGCTGTTCACCGACGTCAACCTGGGCCCGATCAGCGGCATTGAAGCAGCCAACCGGGTACGCAGCCTGCATCCACAGCTGCCGATCCTGGTCACCTCGGGCATGGACCAGCATGAGGTGCTGCCGCAGCTGCGCGACGGCATCCATTTCCTGCCCAAGCCCTACAACATGAGCGAACTGCTCGATGCCATCCGGCTGTGCTTCCGGCACGCCGACGTGGGCGTGCTGACCGGGCCGGATGCACAGGCGGCCTGA
- a CDS encoding copper resistance system multicopper oxidase, with the protein MNTRIPPGPGAVPMPSRRLFVQGLAAGGVVAGIAAVGVPQRALAAATSTPRLAGAPAVLSDTRVELSIGESLANFTGRTRPAITVNGSLPAPILRWREGQSVDLFVRNTLQRHPTSIHWHGILLPANMDGVPGLSFNGIGPGETYHYHFDLKQSGTYWYHSHSMFQEQAGLYGALIIDPAEPAPYHHDREHVILLSDWTDMDPGALFRRMKKLAEHDNYYKRTLPDFLRDVKRDGWSAALSDRGMWGRMRMTPTDISDINAHTYTYLMNGTAPAGNWTGLFRSGEKVLLRFINGASMTYFDVRIPGLKMTVVAADGQYIHPVSIDEFRIAPAETYDVLVEPTGQDAFTLFCQDMGRTGFAAGTLAVRHGLQAPIPARDPRPLLTMSDMGHDMAGHDMGGHAGHDMAAMKSMEGGCGASMGHGAHGGGSDAASKAPKHPASERNNPLVDMQSSATEPKLDDPGIGLRDNGRQVLTYGAMRSLFEDPDGREPGREIELHLTGHMEKFSWSFDGIPFASAEPLRLNYGERMRIVLVNDTMMQHPIHLHGVWSDLEDAQGQFQVRKHTIDMPPGTRRSYRVRADALGRWAYHCHLLYHMEAGMMREVRIEE; encoded by the coding sequence ATGAATACCCGCATTCCCCCCGGCCCGGGCGCTGTGCCCATGCCGTCGCGCCGCCTGTTCGTGCAGGGCCTGGCCGCCGGTGGCGTCGTCGCCGGCATTGCCGCCGTCGGCGTGCCGCAGCGCGCGCTCGCCGCCGCCACGTCCACGCCGCGCCTGGCCGGCGCCCCCGCCGTGCTCAGCGACACCCGCGTCGAGCTGTCCATCGGCGAATCGCTGGCCAACTTCACCGGCCGCACCCGCCCGGCGATCACCGTCAACGGCTCGCTGCCGGCACCGATCCTGCGCTGGCGCGAAGGCCAGAGCGTGGACCTGTTCGTGCGCAACACGCTGCAGCGCCACCCGACCTCGATCCACTGGCACGGCATCCTGCTGCCGGCCAACATGGACGGCGTGCCCGGCCTGAGCTTCAACGGCATCGGTCCCGGCGAGACCTACCACTATCATTTCGACCTCAAGCAGTCGGGCACCTACTGGTACCACAGCCACTCGATGTTCCAGGAGCAGGCCGGCCTGTACGGCGCGCTGATCATCGACCCGGCCGAGCCGGCACCGTACCACCACGACCGCGAGCACGTGATCCTGCTGTCGGACTGGACCGACATGGACCCGGGTGCGTTGTTCCGGCGCATGAAGAAGCTCGCCGAGCACGACAACTACTACAAGCGCACGCTGCCGGACTTCCTGCGCGACGTGAAACGCGACGGCTGGTCGGCCGCACTGTCCGACCGTGGCATGTGGGGGCGGATGCGAATGACCCCGACCGACATCTCCGACATCAACGCGCACACCTACACCTACCTGATGAACGGTACCGCGCCGGCCGGCAACTGGACCGGGCTGTTCCGCAGCGGCGAGAAGGTACTGCTGCGCTTCATCAACGGCGCCTCGATGACCTACTTCGACGTGCGCATCCCCGGGCTGAAGATGACCGTGGTCGCCGCCGACGGCCAGTACATCCATCCGGTCAGCATCGACGAGTTCCGCATCGCACCGGCCGAGACCTATGACGTACTGGTGGAGCCCACTGGCCAGGATGCGTTCACCCTTTTCTGCCAGGACATGGGCCGCACCGGCTTTGCCGCCGGCACGCTGGCGGTGCGGCATGGCCTGCAGGCACCGATTCCGGCGCGCGACCCGCGCCCGTTGCTGACGATGTCCGACATGGGGCACGACATGGCAGGGCATGACATGGGCGGCCACGCTGGCCACGACATGGCCGCGATGAAAAGCATGGAAGGCGGCTGCGGTGCCAGCATGGGCCACGGCGCACATGGCGGTGGCAGCGATGCCGCCAGCAAGGCACCGAAGCACCCGGCCAGCGAACGCAACAACCCGCTGGTGGACATGCAGAGCTCAGCCACCGAACCCAAACTGGACGACCCGGGTATCGGCCTGCGCGACAACGGCCGCCAGGTGTTGACCTACGGAGCGATGCGCAGCCTGTTCGAGGACCCGGATGGGCGTGAACCGGGCCGCGAGATCGAGCTGCACCTGACCGGCCACATGGAGAAATTCTCCTGGTCGTTCGATGGCATCCCGTTCGCCAGCGCCGAGCCGCTGCGGCTGAACTACGGCGAACGCATGCGCATCGTGCTGGTCAACGACACCATGATGCAGCACCCGATCCACCTGCACGGCGTGTGGAGCGACCTGGAAGACGCACAGGGCCAATTCCAGGTGCGCAAGCACACCATCGACATGCCGCCGGGCACCCGCCGCAGCTATCGCGTGCGCGCCGACGCACTCGGTCGCTGGGCTTACCACTGCCACCTGCTGTACCACATGGAAGCAGGCATGATGCGCGAAGTGAGGATCGAAGAATGA
- a CDS encoding alpha/beta hydrolase, with the protein MQRVRGWSVAACLAVSGCAMSVAPPATQSEAKESAVTAAPGVVLPDTEALRVHDPVGRDYPVWVALPADYAAHPEKHYPVLYVTDALYSFPLVRSVRNMVGQKGVNIEDFILVGLPPQEGLTSKQSRSRDYTPSDPARTDPRDYSDDVSYGGAAHYRDFLAERVLPMIDARYRTDPARRAYAGHSYGGLFGAYVLTTRPDMFRTYILSSPSLWFDDHRVPRLQAEAKAPSQPTTVVLSIGSFETVKPEPRYFTRNDMLRHNADFAEQLRRSGRSLKVENMVIDDEDHFTVYPDMITRALLRVFPGTGPYSSG; encoded by the coding sequence ATGCAGCGTGTGCGTGGATGGAGTGTGGCGGCCTGCCTGGCCGTGAGTGGCTGTGCGATGTCGGTGGCACCGCCGGCAACGCAGAGTGAAGCGAAGGAAAGTGCGGTCACCGCTGCGCCGGGCGTGGTGTTGCCGGATACCGAAGCGCTGCGCGTGCACGATCCGGTCGGCCGCGATTATCCGGTCTGGGTGGCGTTGCCGGCCGACTACGCCGCGCATCCGGAGAAGCACTACCCGGTGCTGTACGTGACCGACGCGCTGTACAGCTTCCCGCTGGTGCGCAGCGTGCGCAACATGGTCGGGCAGAAGGGCGTCAACATCGAGGATTTCATCCTGGTCGGGCTGCCGCCGCAGGAAGGCCTGACGTCCAAGCAGAGCCGCTCGCGGGACTATACGCCCAGCGATCCGGCGCGTACCGATCCGCGTGACTACAGCGATGACGTCAGCTATGGCGGCGCCGCGCATTACCGCGATTTCCTCGCCGAGCGCGTGCTGCCGATGATCGATGCGCGCTACCGTACCGATCCGGCACGGCGCGCCTATGCGGGCCATTCCTACGGCGGCCTGTTCGGTGCCTACGTGCTGACCACGCGTCCGGACATGTTCCGTACCTACATCCTGTCCAGCCCGTCGCTGTGGTTCGACGATCATCGGGTGCCGCGCCTGCAGGCCGAGGCCAAGGCGCCCTCGCAGCCGACCACGGTGGTGCTGTCGATCGGCAGCTTCGAAACGGTCAAGCCGGAACCGCGCTACTTCACCCGCAACGACATGCTGCGCCACAACGCCGACTTCGCCGAACAGCTGCGCCGCAGCGGGCGTTCGCTGAAGGTGGAGAACATGGTGATCGACGACGAGGACCACTTCACGGTCTACCCGGACATGATCACCCGCGCGCTGCTGAGGGTGTTTCCGGGTACCGGGCCGTACAGCAGCGGTTGA
- a CDS encoding GNAT family N-acetyltransferase: protein MSLQIRRATLSDVEALSAIAITTYNETWGDSYPPQELRDFLQAHYSSEPQRAELSDPRSAVWLLMDGDNVVGYLAAGANTLPHAEAREGDIELKRFYILADYQNGGHGARLMDAFMAWLDHPQRRPLWVGVWEENFGAQRFYARYGCSKVGEYEFIVGETHDREFILRRP from the coding sequence ATGTCGTTGCAGATCCGCCGCGCCACCCTGTCCGATGTCGAAGCGCTGTCGGCCATCGCCATCACCACCTACAACGAGACTTGGGGTGACTCGTACCCGCCGCAGGAACTGCGCGATTTCCTGCAGGCGCACTACAGCAGCGAACCGCAGCGCGCCGAGCTGTCCGACCCACGCAGTGCGGTCTGGCTGCTGATGGATGGCGACAACGTGGTCGGCTACCTGGCAGCGGGTGCCAACACCCTGCCGCATGCCGAGGCACGCGAGGGCGACATTGAACTGAAGCGTTTCTACATCCTGGCCGACTACCAGAACGGCGGTCATGGCGCGCGCCTGATGGACGCGTTCATGGCGTGGCTGGACCACCCCCAGCGCCGCCCCCTGTGGGTGGGCGTGTGGGAAGAGAACTTCGGCGCGCAGCGCTTCTACGCACGCTATGGCTGCAGCAAGGTGGGCGAGTATGAATTTATCGTCGGCGAGACCCACGACCGCGAGTTCATCCTGCGCCGGCCGTGA
- a CDS encoding CPBP family glutamic-type intramembrane protease, producing the protein MTMLSRLPNPVRLLLVLLGVGLGLNLRDIAAAIGAPIPALPIPYGGSLLDNALAVLLALLLAALLRPRGVGLFASLGLHGNGWSGPLCVLLASLPCWLGLALLGTPNTALTVLDAAMLAVLFPVAEEMLFRGLGFILLVKIVRGPWPLLALPQALLFGWVHWLGFGGFEGGGTALFIGAVIAFGGFIFAWLDHLDGDTLWCGLVLHVSMNLAWNVFSLDDAIALGWQATSLRIGTALLAVAALAWHRRRRRPTRL; encoded by the coding sequence ATGACCATGCTGTCCCGCCTGCCCAATCCGGTGCGCCTGTTGCTGGTGCTGCTGGGCGTTGGCCTTGGCCTGAACCTGCGCGATATCGCCGCGGCCATCGGTGCACCGATTCCTGCGCTGCCCATCCCCTATGGCGGTAGCCTGCTCGACAATGCACTGGCCGTACTGCTGGCGCTGTTGCTGGCCGCGCTGCTGCGCCCCCGCGGCGTGGGCCTGTTCGCCAGTCTCGGGCTGCACGGCAACGGCTGGAGCGGACCGCTGTGCGTGCTGCTGGCCAGCCTGCCCTGCTGGCTCGGCCTGGCCCTGCTGGGCACACCTAACACCGCACTGACCGTCCTGGACGCAGCGATGCTCGCGGTACTGTTCCCCGTGGCCGAAGAGATGCTGTTCCGCGGCCTGGGTTTCATCCTGCTGGTGAAGATCGTGCGCGGCCCGTGGCCCCTGCTCGCACTGCCGCAGGCGCTGCTGTTCGGCTGGGTGCACTGGCTCGGCTTCGGCGGTTTCGAGGGCGGTGGCACCGCGCTGTTCATCGGTGCGGTGATCGCCTTCGGTGGCTTCATCTTCGCCTGGCTCGACCACCTCGACGGCGACACCCTGTGGTGCGGCCTGGTGCTGCACGTTTCGATGAACCTGGCCTGGAATGTGTTCAGCCTCGATGACGCCATCGCATTGGGCTGGCAGGCCACCAGCCTGCGCATCGGCACGGCCCTGCTGGCGGTGGCCGCGCTGGCCTGGCACAGGCGTCGTCGCCGCCCGACACGCCTGTAA
- a CDS encoding copper resistance protein B: MSRTLLSPSLLALGLATALPVFAQSHAGHDMAAMDAPAKATTTPAEQVDHSKMDHSKMDHGTTQPATMDHSSMDHSSMDHAAMGHGSPAPTEPREPIPVPTDADRAAAFPPIAHGAMEHAPEINSLLLIDRLEHWDGKSSNGQAWEATGWIGGNINRLWLRTDGERSRGRTESSSLEALYGRSVSPWWDVLIGVRQDFRPADSRTWAALGIQGLAPYKFESSATLYMGSGGQVLAKAEVEYDVLLTNRLILQPLLEATVAAKDEPEYGIGRGLNKVEAGLRLRYEFNRRFAPYIGISHERTFGDTADYAGDHARDTRWVAGVRMWF, encoded by the coding sequence ATGAGCCGCACACTGCTTTCCCCCAGCCTGCTGGCCCTGGGCCTGGCGACTGCACTTCCGGTGTTCGCGCAGTCGCATGCCGGCCATGACATGGCCGCGATGGACGCGCCTGCGAAAGCCACGACAACGCCAGCCGAGCAGGTCGATCATTCGAAGATGGATCACTCGAAGATGGATCACGGTACGACGCAGCCGGCGACGATGGATCATTCCTCGATGGATCATTCCTCGATGGACCACGCCGCGATGGGCCACGGATCGCCTGCACCGACCGAGCCACGCGAGCCGATCCCGGTCCCGACCGACGCCGACCGCGCCGCCGCCTTTCCACCGATCGCACATGGCGCGATGGAACATGCGCCGGAGATCAACAGCCTGCTGCTGATCGACCGTCTTGAACACTGGGATGGCAAGAGCAGCAACGGCCAAGCCTGGGAGGCGACCGGTTGGATCGGCGGCAACATCAACCGCCTGTGGCTGCGCACCGATGGCGAACGCAGCCGTGGCCGCACCGAGTCGTCATCGCTGGAAGCCCTATACGGCCGCAGTGTGTCGCCCTGGTGGGACGTGCTGATCGGCGTGCGCCAGGACTTCCGGCCGGCCGATTCGCGTACCTGGGCCGCGCTCGGCATCCAGGGCCTGGCCCCTTACAAGTTCGAAAGCTCGGCCACGCTGTACATGGGTTCCGGCGGCCAGGTACTGGCCAAGGCCGAAGTCGAGTACGACGTGCTGCTGACCAATCGCCTGATCCTGCAGCCGTTGCTGGAAGCCACCGTGGCGGCCAAGGACGAACCGGAGTACGGCATCGGCCGCGGCCTGAACAAGGTGGAAGCCGGCCTGCGCCTGCGCTACGAGTTCAACCGCCGCTTCGCGCCGTACATCGGCATCAGCCACGAACGCACGTTTGGCGACACCGCCGATTACGCCGGTGACCACGCGCGCGACACGCGCTGGGTGGCCGGCGTGCGCATGTGGTTCTGA